In one window of Aquipuribacter hungaricus DNA:
- a CDS encoding peptidoglycan DD-metalloendopeptidase family protein encodes MVMVKVTVATVAASLLAGPLLVALLLATVTAPAVGAHLATLACTGPGSTPAGAGAAGAGAGEWRVPFEQAYTVSNRGFGRQFHPIHREWRPHTGQDLVSRPGPGPVVAASAGLISRAGDGGAYGNVVDIDHGGGISTRYAHLASIDPAVSAGAQVSTGQRLGVEGSTGTSTGNHLHFEVLRHGTAVDPVAFMAQRGAPLDGTAVPPRASAPDDVPPAGTVLTGSLLAGTATQPDASGEAGEGGVGFELPPAGQPRKASVINAPVPVPADVEALYRAAAERYAIPWTVLAGIGMAETAHGRLTATSSAGARGLMQFMPATWTTMGVDGDGDGRADITNDADSVHSAAHYLTVSGLTEGPDGVRAALFAYNRADWYVNDVLAYAHAYGGGNVLGDLTDCGPGTTSTAAGGNPLLPPIDDARVVTMLTWAHAQDGEPYVFGANGPDSWDCSSFTQTALAQIGISAPRTAAAQRDWLAAGNGYRVQLGQERPGDLVFWDSYLGPDRIGHVMLVADPATFSTIEARDRRDGTGTFSYADGPERNRFEIWRVGNLSDGATLSRT; translated from the coding sequence ATGGTTATGGTCAAGGTCACCGTCGCCACCGTCGCGGCCAGCCTGCTCGCCGGCCCACTCCTCGTCGCGCTGCTCCTCGCCACGGTCACCGCCCCAGCCGTCGGCGCGCACCTGGCCACGCTCGCGTGCACCGGACCGGGTAGCACCCCGGCCGGTGCAGGTGCGGCCGGGGCCGGGGCCGGGGAGTGGCGGGTGCCGTTCGAGCAGGCGTACACGGTGTCCAACCGTGGCTTCGGCCGGCAGTTCCACCCCATCCACCGCGAGTGGCGCCCCCACACCGGGCAGGACCTGGTCTCCCGGCCCGGACCCGGCCCGGTCGTCGCCGCATCCGCCGGCCTCATCAGCCGGGCCGGTGACGGCGGCGCGTACGGCAACGTCGTCGACATCGACCACGGCGGCGGGATCAGCACCCGCTACGCCCACTTGGCCAGCATCGACCCCGCCGTCAGCGCCGGCGCCCAGGTCAGCACCGGGCAACGGCTCGGCGTCGAGGGCTCCACCGGCACCAGCACCGGCAACCACCTGCACTTCGAGGTCCTCCGCCACGGCACCGCGGTCGACCCGGTCGCCTTCATGGCCCAGCGAGGCGCACCCCTGGACGGGACGGCCGTCCCCCCCCGGGCCAGCGCGCCGGACGACGTCCCCCCTGCCGGGACCGTCCTCACCGGATCCCTCCTCGCCGGCACCGCCACCCAGCCGGACGCCTCGGGGGAGGCGGGCGAGGGCGGTGTGGGTTTCGAGCTGCCCCCGGCAGGACAACCCCGAAAGGCCTCCGTAATCAACGCGCCGGTCCCTGTCCCCGCCGACGTCGAGGCCCTCTACCGCGCGGCAGCCGAACGCTACGCGATCCCGTGGACCGTGCTCGCCGGCATCGGCATGGCCGAGACCGCGCACGGCCGGCTCACCGCGACCTCTTCCGCCGGGGCCCGGGGACTGATGCAATTCATGCCCGCGACCTGGACGACGATGGGCGTGGACGGCGACGGCGACGGTCGCGCCGACATCACCAACGACGCCGACAGCGTGCACTCCGCCGCGCACTACCTCACCGTCTCCGGGCTCACCGAAGGACCCGACGGGGTCCGCGCCGCACTCTTCGCCTACAACCGCGCCGACTGGTACGTCAACGACGTCTTGGCCTACGCGCACGCCTACGGCGGCGGGAACGTCCTGGGCGACCTCACCGACTGCGGGCCCGGCACCACCAGCACCGCCGCCGGCGGAAACCCCCTGCTGCCCCCGATCGACGACGCCCGGGTGGTCACCATGCTCACCTGGGCGCACGCCCAGGACGGTGAGCCCTACGTCTTCGGCGCCAACGGCCCCGACTCCTGGGACTGCTCCTCCTTCACCCAGACCGCCCTGGCCCAGATCGGGATCAGCGCACCCCGCACCGCCGCCGCGCAACGGGACTGGCTCGCGGCAGGGAACGGGTACCGGGTCCAGCTGGGCCAGGAGCGCCCCGGCGACCTCGTCTTCTGGGACTCCTACCTCGGACCCGACCGGATCGGGCACGTCATGCTCGTCGCCGACCCCGCCACCTTCAGCACCATCGAGGCCCGCGACCGCCGCGACGGAACCGGCACCTTCAGCTACGCCGACGGACCCGAGCGCAACCGGTTCGAGATCTGGCGCGTCGGCAACCTCTCCGACGGCGCCACCCTCAGCCGGACCTGA
- a CDS encoding type IV secretory system conjugative DNA transfer family protein — translation MKAAACREVGWRLGKAQEPRGGELWVPWDRTAGVIGPQGSGKTLDLLTPALLGAHGAALVTLTKVDDLLLSVTARSRDGRQGDRPCVVLDPFGLAPGLPELVWDPIEGCVDPMVAERRAKAFTAGTVKAAVSSGGGDDTAARFYAAEAAKVIQAFFHAAALTGRSLEHVLRWVANPRSASEPSEILREHPHAAPFWHGLLHGALHGDDRTAGNTTTTVQQAMSLFFQADIRTRCTPGPGRASTDIADVIRRHGTIYLLGREDPYASASPLMTALAEHVLDTALTLANESPWGRLCPPMLACLDELPSTAPIPTLRTRMANERALGISFIYAAQTWRQLSAIFGEPEARALFGLTNVLVMFGGSKDVAFNQEVSDLVGTTRVSRSSWQTGRGGRTVSGDDIAVLRPEEIRQLPEGRALVVAENGKPIIARLHRCIDGRPGRRLLQQQQEQRDRVCATRSGTVSAAARAVAAHAEARRHGLAAHEEEPL, via the coding sequence GTGAAGGCGGCGGCATGCCGGGAGGTCGGCTGGCGGCTCGGGAAGGCGCAGGAACCCCGCGGGGGCGAGCTGTGGGTGCCGTGGGACCGCACCGCCGGCGTCATCGGCCCCCAAGGGTCCGGGAAGACCCTGGACCTGCTCACCCCGGCCCTGCTGGGCGCACACGGCGCGGCCCTGGTCACCCTGACGAAGGTCGACGACCTGCTCCTCAGCGTCACCGCCCGCTCCCGCGACGGACGGCAGGGTGATCGTCCCTGCGTCGTCCTGGACCCGTTCGGCCTGGCACCAGGCCTGCCGGAGCTGGTGTGGGACCCGATCGAAGGCTGCGTCGACCCGATGGTCGCCGAACGACGCGCCAAGGCGTTCACCGCCGGCACCGTCAAGGCAGCCGTGAGCTCCGGCGGCGGGGACGACACCGCCGCCCGCTTCTACGCCGCGGAAGCCGCCAAGGTGATCCAGGCGTTCTTCCACGCCGCCGCCCTGACCGGCAGGTCCCTTGAACATGTGCTGCGCTGGGTCGCCAACCCCCGCAGCGCCAGCGAGCCGTCGGAGATCCTGCGAGAACACCCCCACGCCGCACCGTTCTGGCACGGCCTGCTCCACGGTGCCCTCCACGGTGACGACCGCACCGCCGGGAACACCACCACGACGGTGCAGCAGGCCATGAGCCTGTTCTTCCAGGCCGACATCCGCACCCGCTGCACCCCCGGCCCGGGGCGGGCCAGCACCGACATCGCCGACGTCATCCGCCGCCACGGCACCATCTACCTCCTCGGCCGCGAAGACCCTTACGCCTCCGCCTCACCCCTCATGACGGCGCTGGCCGAGCACGTCCTGGACACCGCCCTCACCCTGGCTAACGAGTCCCCCTGGGGACGGCTGTGCCCGCCGATGCTGGCGTGCCTGGACGAACTGCCCTCCACCGCACCCATCCCGACCCTGCGCACCCGGATGGCGAACGAGCGGGCCCTCGGGATCTCGTTCATCTACGCCGCGCAGACCTGGAGACAGCTCTCGGCCATCTTCGGCGAACCGGAGGCTCGAGCCCTGTTCGGCCTCACCAACGTCCTCGTCATGTTCGGCGGCTCCAAGGACGTCGCCTTCAACCAGGAGGTGTCCGACCTGGTGGGCACGACACGGGTGTCCCGCAGCAGCTGGCAGACCGGCCGAGGTGGCCGGACCGTGTCCGGTGACGACATCGCCGTCCTGCGCCCAGAAGAGATTCGCCAACTGCCCGAGGGGCGCGCCCTGGTGGTGGCCGAGAACGGCAAACCCATCATCGCCCGCCTGCACCGGTGCATCGACGGCCGGCCGGGCCGACGACTGCTGCAGCAGCAGCAGGAGCAGCGCGACCGGGTCTGCGCCACCCGCAGCGGCACCGTCAGCGCAGCCGCCCGCGCCGTCGCCGCCCACGCCGAAGCCCGCCGGCACGGCCTCGCCGCCCACGAAGAGGAACCCCTGTGA